A single genomic interval of Zingiber officinale cultivar Zhangliang chromosome 4A, Zo_v1.1, whole genome shotgun sequence harbors:
- the LOC121973406 gene encoding uncharacterized protein LOC121973406 — MEETGLRWPWWAAASSAQLTAGIAWYRRGYCGSGASMPFKAFAIATLFVGAGSTAVRSALLAAGIRTVDDMKEVGAGLRRWMRTTPGAD, encoded by the exons ATGGAAGAAACGGGCCTCCGGTGGCCCTGGTGGGCTGCGGCCAGCTCCGCCCAACTGACAGCCGGGATCGCATGGTACCGGCGAGGTTATTGCGGAAGCGGAGCGTCAATGCCCTTCAAGGCCTTCGCCATTGCAACCCTCTTCGTCGGTGCCGGCTCCACCGCCGTCCGCAGCGCTCTCCTCGCCGCTGGCATCAGAACA GTAGACGACATGAAGGAAGTCGGAGCTGGCTTGAGAAGATGGATGAGGACGACACCGGGAGCAGACTGA